The following proteins are encoded in a genomic region of Populus trichocarpa isolate Nisqually-1 chromosome 13, P.trichocarpa_v4.1, whole genome shotgun sequence:
- the LOC7474636 gene encoding protein CANDIDATE G-PROTEIN COUPLED RECEPTOR 7, which yields MRFYNSSKNLHHHPPTLLLILYALFLTSSIPFASSEIKDTYIFDDSRPIIMFEQFGFTEGGRVAISIKDVSWKSRSRKAELNPSSMGFFLARDSSFSTIFTNDSLQSKDESFCVLSSRYVKLLFNFNDLSMNTSAYNGSAFIDEADEYSLVFGNCQPEFEVSMYVHTEMYNLQDGAKNFLPIGQTFLPKFFLSMFLIYTCFFGIWSFVCFKQRPTVDMIHLIMGALLFVKALKMICASEDEMYVSKTGTPHGWDVAFYIFGFFKGIMLFTVIILIGTGWSFLKPYLQEREKNVLMIVIPLQVLENIAYVVISETGPATKDWWTWNQIFLLIDVICCCAVFFPIVWSIRNLKEASKSDGKAARNLEKLTLFKNFYICLVMYLYFTRVVVSSMEGILDYRYEGFTYVLSEGASLAFYVFIFYNFQPTERNPYLVIDEEEELAAEQILQDDDSFEL from the coding sequence ATGAGATTTTATAATTCCTCTAaaaatcttcatcatcatccccCCACACTATTACTGATCTTGTACGCGTTGTTCTTAACTTCAAGCATCCCATTTGCTTCATCCGAAATCAAAGACACATATATTTTTGATGATTCTCGTCCCATTATCATGTTTGAGCAATTTGGTTTCACAGAAGGTGGTCGGGTAGCCATTTCCATAAAAGACGTCTCTTGGAAATCAAGAAGTCGAAAGGCAGAACTTAACCCTTCTTCCATGGGATTTTTCCTGGCTAGAGACTCTTCCTTCTCAACAATATTCACGAATGACTCACTGCAAAGTAAAGATGAAAGCTTTTGTGTTCTGTCTAGCCGGTATGTAAAGctcttgttcaatttcaatgacCTTAGCATGAATACGTCAGCTTATAATGGCTCTGCATTTATTGATGAGGCTGATGAATATAGCTTGGTATTTGGAAATTGCCAGCCAGAATTTGAAGTGTCAATGTATGTACATACCGAGATGTATAACTTACAAGATGGTGCAAAAAATTTCCTTCCTATAGGACAAACCTTTCTGCCaaaattttttctctcaatgTTTCTCATTTATACTTGCTTTTTTGGGATATGGAGTTTTGTTTGCTTCAAACAGAGACCAACAGTTGACATGATCCACCTAATAATGGGGGCGTTGCTTTTTGTCAAGGCACTTAAAATGATATGTGCGTCTGAGGACGAAATGTATGTGAGCAAAACTGGTACTCCTCATGGCTGGGATGTAGCGTTCTATATTTTTGGATTCTTCAAGGGCATAATGTTATTCACTGTGATCATCCTTATAGGCACTGGTTGGTCATTCTTGAAACCATACCTTCAAGAACGCGAAAAGAATGTTTTGATGATAGTAATTCCCTTGCAAGTTCTTGAAAACATAGCTTATGTTGTTATCAGTGAAACTGGGCCAGCAACCAAGGATTGGTGGACCTGGAACCAAATCTTCTTGTTGATCGATGTCATATGCTGCTGCGCTGTGTTTTTCCCGATCGTTTGGTCGATTCGAAATCTGAAAGAGGCATCAAAATCGGATGGAAAGGCTGCTCGGAACCTGGAAAAGTTAACCCTTTTCAAGAATTTCTACATTTGTCTGGTGATGTATTTGTATTTCACAAGAGTTGTCGTTTCTTCTATGGAGGGTATTTTGGATTATAGATATGAAGGGTTTACGTATGTTCTTTCTGAAGGTGCAAGCCTGGCTTTCTATGTGTTCATATTCTACAATTTTCAGCCCACGGAAAGGAACCCATACTTGGTgattgatgaagaggaagagcTCGCTGCAGAACAAATATTGCAAGATGATGACTCCTTTGAACTGTAA